From one Acipenser ruthenus chromosome 21, fAciRut3.2 maternal haplotype, whole genome shotgun sequence genomic stretch:
- the LOC117428333 gene encoding BRI3-binding protein-like, with protein MKCVKLLLVVTVLLTGLLCAEAARSHRSSSSQNSFRRAANGMYQTLSNIFGEDNIRGLHKFFSKTTERFVHGVDVLLDTVWRIWTDLLDVLGIDSSNLSHYFSPASVASSPARALLLVAAVLLAYWFLSLFLGCFFYLLHVAFGRFFWLVRVALFALSCLYILQKFEGDPERAVLPLCFVMAIYFMTGPMGSYWRKGGSTLEDKIDHLDSQIRLLNIRLSRVIESLDHSSEQ; from the exons ATGAAGTGCGTGAAGCTGTTGCTGGTGGTCACTGTCCTGCTGACCGGCTTGCTTTGTGCGGAGGCGGCGAGGAGCCATCGCAGCTCCAGCTCACAGAACAGTTTTCGGAGGGCGGCGAACGGGATGTACCAAACCCTAAGCAACATCTTCGGAGAGGACAATATCCGAGGACTGCATAAG TTCTTCTCGAAGACCACGGAGCGGTTTGTGCACGGTGTGGACGTGCTGCTGGACACCGTCTGGAGAATCTGGACTGACCTCTTGGACGTCTTGGGGATCGACT cGTCCAACCTGAGTCACTACTTCAGCCCCGCCTCGGTGGCCAGCTCTCCGGCCAGGGCTCTCCTCCTGGTGGCCGCGGTCCTGCTCGCCTACTGGTTCCTCTCCCTCTTCCTGGGCTGCTTCTTCTACCTCCTCCACGTGGCCTTCGGACGTTTCTTCTGGCTGGTGCGCGTGGCGCTCTTCGCCCTGTCCTGCCTCTACATCCTGCAGAAGTTCGAGGGGGACCCCGAGCGGGCCGTGCTGCCGCTCTGCTTCGTCATGGCCATCTACTTCATGACCGGCCCCATGGGCTCCTACTGGAGGAAGGGGGGCAGCACCCTGGAGGACAAGATCGACCACCTGGACAGCCAGATCCGCCTGCTCAACATCCGGCTGAGCCGGGTCATCGAGAGCCTGGACCACTCCAGCGAGCAGTAA